A single region of the Halobacterium wangiae genome encodes:
- a CDS encoding HD domain-containing protein: protein MGVEIKESPVSDSQFDEMAAFVRDYLQASVENEDDGGRMRWYPWHSAEYRFNHILNVVEIGEQIAAEEGADVDVVRVAGLFHDIAKLEADQEEHATEGARIARKYLETHGEFAPSFVDQVCSAVEQHSHQGDLTDLTREAQCLVEADMLDKAGANGAALMLLRMGYEARTHVDAAEMVGRVLERSEEAAERVESDTAESIAYQRRKRVRWLKEWLEAEVPEMGD from the coding sequence GTGGGCGTCGAGATAAAGGAGTCACCGGTCTCGGACTCGCAGTTCGACGAGATGGCCGCGTTCGTCCGCGACTACCTGCAAGCGAGCGTCGAGAACGAGGACGACGGCGGTCGGATGCGCTGGTACCCGTGGCACTCCGCGGAGTACCGGTTCAACCACATCCTGAACGTCGTCGAGATCGGCGAGCAAATCGCCGCCGAGGAGGGAGCGGACGTGGACGTCGTGCGGGTGGCCGGACTGTTCCACGACATCGCGAAACTCGAAGCCGACCAGGAAGAACACGCTACGGAGGGCGCCCGCATCGCCCGCAAGTACCTGGAGACACACGGCGAGTTCGCCCCGTCGTTCGTCGACCAGGTGTGCAGCGCCGTCGAACAACACTCCCACCAGGGCGACCTGACGGACCTGACGCGCGAGGCGCAGTGTCTCGTGGAGGCTGACATGCTCGACAAGGCCGGCGCCAACGGCGCCGCGCTGATGCTGTTGCGGATGGGTTACGAGGCCCGCACGCACGTCGACGCCGCCGAGATGGTCGGCCGGGTCCTCGAACGGAGCGAGGAGGCAGCCGAACGCGTTGAGAGCGACACCGCCGAGTCCATCGCCTACCAGCGCCGCAAGCGCGTGCGCTGGCTCAAGGAGTGGCTGGAGGCCGAAGTCCCCGAGATGGGCGACTAG
- a CDS encoding DUF7563 family protein, giving the protein MLECKNCGSFVTEAYARVFTPTGIERPRVCPDCPDMVRDGSDVREARATRS; this is encoded by the coding sequence ATGCTCGAGTGCAAGAACTGCGGGTCGTTCGTGACGGAGGCCTACGCCCGGGTGTTCACCCCGACGGGCATAGAACGACCTCGCGTCTGCCCCGACTGCCCCGACATGGTGCGCGACGGTAGCGACGTCCGCGAGGCTCGCGCCACCCGCTCGTAA
- a CDS encoding LysE family translocator → MFDAAVSLFAGVALGLSLAAPPGPMNAVIAEESVARGWRSGFAAGLGAMTADACFFVLALVGVVAFVENAPTVRAVMVGIGGVLMLYYAYGAVRDAGSFSQAEAADGRGFRKAFALALANPYQVTWWLTAGVGLLNPGEISAFGLELSAANGALTIAGFFAGILLWITVFPASLRAAGERVDALGTVVAYGSAAVLALFGLSFLRTAVGL, encoded by the coding sequence GTGTTCGACGCCGCCGTCTCCCTGTTCGCGGGCGTGGCGCTGGGCCTCTCGCTGGCCGCGCCACCCGGCCCGATGAACGCCGTCATCGCCGAGGAGAGCGTCGCCCGGGGCTGGCGGTCCGGGTTCGCCGCGGGGCTGGGTGCGATGACGGCCGACGCCTGCTTCTTCGTGCTCGCGCTCGTCGGCGTCGTCGCGTTCGTCGAGAACGCCCCGACCGTGCGCGCGGTGATGGTCGGCATCGGCGGTGTCCTGATGCTGTACTACGCCTACGGCGCGGTCCGCGACGCCGGCTCGTTCTCGCAGGCCGAGGCCGCCGACGGCCGCGGCTTCCGGAAGGCGTTCGCGCTCGCGCTCGCCAACCCCTACCAGGTGACGTGGTGGCTGACCGCGGGAGTCGGGCTGCTGAACCCCGGCGAGATTTCCGCGTTCGGCCTCGAACTGTCGGCGGCGAACGGCGCGCTCACCATCGCCGGCTTCTTCGCGGGCATCCTCCTGTGGATCACCGTCTTCCCGGCGTCGCTGCGCGCCGCTGGCGAACGAGTGGACGCACTCGGCACGGTCGTCGCCTACGGGAGCGCCGCGGTGCTGGCGCTGTTCGGCCTCTCCTTCCTGCGGACCGCCGTGGGCCTCTAG
- a CDS encoding cold-shock protein — MATGTVDFFNEQKGYGFIETDEADDDVFFHMEDVGGPDLEEGQEVEFDIEDAEKGPRATNVTRL; from the coding sequence ATGGCAACCGGCACGGTCGACTTCTTCAACGAGCAGAAGGGGTACGGCTTCATCGAGACCGACGAGGCAGACGACGACGTGTTCTTCCACATGGAGGACGTCGGTGGCCCGGACCTCGAGGAGGGTCAGGAAGTCGAGTTCGACATCGAAGACGCGGAGAAGGGGCCCAGGGCGACGAACGTCACGCGCCTGTAG
- a CDS encoding TMEM165/GDT1 family protein, which yields MSTFLEIASVAFAAQLAVLPGEKVQFIIAGLSTEYDPKIVVAAAASAFAIWTAIEVAVGGALQSALPGALLDAATGVLFVLFGVLLLRSMPEEGADGPLSSDGGLVTTGGRFQNASVLGRQLPRYLGGFLPIFAMLFLGEFGDKTQLVTIGLAADYGATPAIWVGEMLAIVPVSILNATFFHRFAGAFDARRAHGFSAALFFFFAFDTFLAVLFDVSIWERVVAAAAWGVEAVAVASTLP from the coding sequence GTGAGTACGTTCCTCGAGATCGCGAGCGTCGCGTTCGCCGCACAGCTCGCGGTGTTACCCGGCGAGAAGGTGCAGTTCATCATCGCCGGGCTCAGCACCGAGTACGACCCGAAGATCGTCGTCGCGGCCGCGGCGAGCGCGTTCGCCATCTGGACGGCCATCGAGGTGGCCGTCGGCGGCGCCCTCCAGAGCGCGCTCCCCGGCGCCCTCCTCGACGCCGCTACGGGCGTGCTGTTCGTCCTGTTCGGCGTCCTGCTACTCCGGTCGATGCCCGAAGAGGGCGCCGACGGGCCGCTCTCTAGCGACGGTGGGCTGGTCACCACCGGCGGTCGGTTCCAGAACGCCTCCGTGCTCGGCCGGCAACTCCCCCGCTACCTCGGCGGCTTCCTCCCCATCTTCGCGATGCTGTTCCTCGGCGAGTTCGGCGACAAGACCCAGCTCGTCACCATCGGGCTCGCCGCCGACTACGGCGCGACGCCGGCCATCTGGGTCGGCGAGATGCTCGCCATCGTTCCGGTCAGCATCCTGAACGCGACGTTCTTCCACCGCTTCGCCGGCGCGTTCGACGCACGGCGCGCCCACGGCTTCTCCGCCGCACTGTTCTTCTTCTTCGCGTTCGACACGTTCCTCGCCGTCCTCTTCGACGTCTCCATCTGGGAGCGCGTCGTCGCGGCCGCCGCGTGGGGCGTCGAGGCCGTCGCCGTCGCGTCCACTCTGCCGTGA